One segment of Triticum aestivum cultivar Chinese Spring chromosome 2A, IWGSC CS RefSeq v2.1, whole genome shotgun sequence DNA contains the following:
- the LOC123190010 gene encoding histone H1 isoform X3 — MTALAKPSASAPKPKKTSAAGAAHPTYFEMIKEAIAALKDRTGSSSVAIAKFIEEKHGKALPANFKKMLSVQLRSSAAKGKLVKVKASYKLSDAAKKDSPKPKAKPAAPKAAAKPAKDAAKPKKKASAKPKKAAAAGTKRKAPEKKKLVAKAKKSPAAKAKAKPKTVRSPAAKKARKVASA; from the exons ATGACTGCTTTGGCCAAGCCCTCCGCCTCAGCGCCGAAGCCGAAGAAGACCTCCGCCGCTGGAGCCGCCCACCCGACCTACTTCGAG ATGATCAAGGAGGCGATCGCGGCTCTCAAGGACAGGACCGGGTCGAGCTCGGTCGCCATCGCCAAGTTCATCGAGGAGAAGCACGGCAAGGCCCTCCCGGCCAACTTCAAGAAGATGCTCTCCGTCCagctccgctcctccgccgccaAGGGCAAGCTCGTCAAGGTCAAGGCCTCCTACAAGCTCTCCGACGCCGCCAAGAAGGACTCCCCCAAGCCCAAGGCCAAGCCCGCCGCCCCCAAGGCTGCGGCGAAGCCCGCAAAGGACGCCGCCAAGCCCAAGAAGAAGGCCTCCGCGAAGCCCAAGAAGGCCGCCGCCGCTGGCACGAAGCGCAAGGCACCCGAGAAGAAGAAGCTGGTCGCCAAAGCCAAGAAGTCGCCCGCGGCGAAGGCCAAGGCGAAGCCGAAGACCGTCCGCTCCCCGGCCGCCAAGAAGGCCCGCAAGGTCGCCTCCgcttga
- the LOC123190010 gene encoding histone H1-like isoform X2 has product MPALAKPAARPAKPAAAAPKPKPAAAKPKAAAAGAAHPTYFEMIKEAIAALKDRTGSSSVAIAKYIEEKHGKALPANFKKMLSVQLRSSAAKGKLVKVKASYKLSDAAKKDSPKAKPAAKPAKDAAKAKKTVAAKPKKTAAAGTKRKAPEKKKLVTKAKKSPAAKAKAKPKTVRSPAAKKARKVAAA; this is encoded by the exons ATGCCTGCCCTCGCCAAGCCCGCTGCCCGCCCGGCCAAGCCCGCCGCCGCGGCGCCGAAgccgaagcccgccgccgccaagcccaaggCGGCCGCCGCTGGAGCCGCCCACCCGACCTACTTCGAG ATGATCAAGGAGGCGATCGCGGCGCTCAAGGACAGGACTGGGTCGAGCTCGGTCGCCATCGCCAAGTACATCGAGGAGAAGCACGGCAAGGCTCTCCCGGCCAACTTCAAGAAGATGCTCTCCGTCCagctccgctcctccgccgccaAGGGCAAGCTCGTCAAGGTCAAGGCCTCCTACAAGCTCTCCGACGCCGCCAAGAAGGACTCCCCCAAGGCTAAGCCCGCGGCCAAGCCCGCCAAAGACGCCGCCAAGGCCAAGAAGACGGTGGCCGCGAAGCCCAAGAAGACCGCCGCCGCTGGCACCAAGCGCAAGGCGCCCGAGAAGAAGAAGCTGGTCACCAAGGCCAAGAAGTCGCCGGCGGCCAAGGCCAAGGCGAAGCCGAAGACCGTCCGCTCCCCGGCCGCCAAGAAGGCACGCAAGGTCGCCGCCGCCTGA
- the LOC123190010 gene encoding histone H1-like isoform X1: MPALAKPAARPAKPAAAAPKPKPAAAKPKAAAAGAAHPTYFEMIKEAIAALKDRTGSSSVAIAKYIEEKHGKALPANFKKMLSVQLRSSAAKGKLVKVKASYKLSDAAKKDSPKPKAKPAAPKAAAKPAKDAAKPKKKASAKPKKAAAAGTKRKAPEKKKLVAKAKKSPAAKAKAKPKTVRSPAAKKARKVASA; this comes from the exons ATGCCTGCCCTCGCCAAGCCCGCTGCCCGCCCGGCCAAGCCCGCCGCCGCGGCGCCGAAgccgaagcccgccgccgccaagcccaaggCGGCCGCCGCTGGAGCCGCCCACCCGACCTACTTCGAG ATGATCAAGGAGGCGATCGCGGCGCTCAAGGACAGGACTGGGTCGAGCTCGGTCGCCATCGCCAAGTACATCGAGGAGAAGCACGGCAAGGCTCTCCCGGCCAACTTCAAGAAGATGCTCTCCGTCCagctccgctcctccgccgccaAGGGCAAGCTCGTCAAGGTCAAGGCCTCCTACAAGCTCTCCGACGCCGCCAAGAAGGACTCCCCCAAG CCCAAGGCCAAGCCCGCCGCCCCCAAGGCTGCGGCGAAGCCCGCAAAGGACGCCGCCAAGCCCAAGAAGAAGGCCTCCGCGAAGCCCAAGAAGGCCGCCGCCGCTGGCACGAAGCGCAAGGCACCCGAGAAGAAGAAGCTGGTCGCCAAAGCCAAGAAGTCGCCCGCGGCGAAGGCCAAGGCGAAGCCGAAGACCGTCCGCTCCCCGGCCGCCAAGAAGGCCCGCAAGGTCGCCTCCgcttga